The Terriglobales bacterium genomic interval TTGCCGAAGCCGAAGCCGATGGTCCCCGGGTGCTGGTGGCTACCGGTACCTCGTGTCACGAGCAACTCGCATCAGGACTCAAACGTCAGGTGTTCTATCCGACCGAACTGCTCGCCGCTCTGCTCCCCCAGCTTGACGGCTGAAATCAGTGCCGAAACGGTAATCGGGAATTGAAAACCGCTAACCGGCAGCCTTCCAAACGCTTGCGGCTTTCCCTTCGGCGGAATATGATGCGCGACTGCACCTGTTCCGCGGCCCACTTTTGTGTGGTTACTTCCGAATTGACAGGAGAAGGAGACGTGAACACTCGCCAGATTCGATCGCTCTCCGTTGCCGTTGCCGGCTGTATTCTCTTCACCGCTACCTTGGTTTCCACAGCGTGGAGCCAGACTGAAATCAAGGTGGGCGTCATCTTCTCCATCACCGGTCGTGAAGCCAAGCCCGGCCAGTATCAAAAGGAAGGCGTCGAGCTTGCCATCAAACAGATCAACGATCAGGGCGGCGTGTTCGTGAAGAGCCTCAAGAAAAAGCTGCCCATCAAGGAGATCTTCTACGACGACGGCTCCGATCAAGCCAAGTCGGCCTCACTTTGCGAGCGCGCCATGAGCTCCGACCAGGTGACCGCGGTTGTTGGCCCCTATTCCAGCGCCATCGGCGAGGCAGAATCGGTCATGCCCGATCGCTACAAGACGCCCTGGATCACACCGGGCGCCGCCGCCTCCACCATCTTCGCCAAGGGTTACAAGTACACCTTTGGTAATCTCAGCCCGGTCAACCTGCTCGGCGAAACCACCGGTGAGTACCTAAAGTCGCTGGTGGATGCCGGCAAGCTGAAAAAGGGATTGAAGATCGCTATCGCGGTGGAAAACAGCGACCATGGCGTGGACTATGCCAATGGCATCCAGGACTGGGTTAAGAAAAATCCGAGCTACTTCACGGTTGTTTTCAACGAAAAGTTCGATCTCGGATCGCCCGACTTCTCCGCCCTCCTGCAAAAGGTGAAGAACGCACACGCCGACATCTTCCTCTCCGACGCCCACCTGCAGGACTACATCACCATGCAGCGCCAGTACCTGCAAGGCGGCATGTACCACGAGATGGTCAGCTACGGCGCCCGCGCGGCCGAGACGGACGCCCGCAAGGCGCTGGGTGACGGCATCAACTACATCTTTGCCGGAATCTGGTGGTCGAAAGACCTGCCTTACCCGCAGGTGAAAAAGTTCAACCAGGATTACAAGCAGTTCACCGGGCACGACCCGGATTCCTATTATCCCGCCACCGCCTACGATGCGGTGCGCATCGTGGCGCAAGCCATCGAGAAGGCCGGTTCGCTCAACAAGGACGCCATCCGTGACCAGCTTCACAAGATTGAGTTCAAGGACGCCCTGACTCCTGGGCAGGTGGTGAAGTTCGCCGCCAATGGCCAAGCCCATCTGCCCTATGTCATTGTTCAGGCCAAGCCCGGTGGCAAGGTGGACATCGTGTTTCCAAAGGACGCGGCCACGGGCGAATCCGTAGCCCCCATGCCAAAGAGATAACCATGGACCTGGCTGATTTTGCCAACCTGCTGGTGGCAGCGGTGCTGCTGGCGGGCATCTACGCGGTGATGTCGGTCGGCATGACCGTCATCTATGGTGTCATGAAGATCGTGAACCTCGCTCATGCGGGGTTCATGATGCTGGGCGCCTATTTCGCGATGGAGCTGTTCGACCGTTTCCACCT includes:
- a CDS encoding amino acid ABC transporter substrate-binding protein; translated protein: MNTRQIRSLSVAVAGCILFTATLVSTAWSQTEIKVGVIFSITGREAKPGQYQKEGVELAIKQINDQGGVFVKSLKKKLPIKEIFYDDGSDQAKSASLCERAMSSDQVTAVVGPYSSAIGEAESVMPDRYKTPWITPGAAASTIFAKGYKYTFGNLSPVNLLGETTGEYLKSLVDAGKLKKGLKIAIAVENSDHGVDYANGIQDWVKKNPSYFTVVFNEKFDLGSPDFSALLQKVKNAHADIFLSDAHLQDYITMQRQYLQGGMYHEMVSYGARAAETDARKALGDGINYIFAGIWWSKDLPYPQVKKFNQDYKQFTGHDPDSYYPATAYDAVRIVAQAIEKAGSLNKDAIRDQLHKIEFKDALTPGQVVKFAANGQAHLPYVIVQAKPGGKVDIVFPKDAATGESVAPMPKR